The Phoenix dactylifera cultivar Barhee BC4 chromosome 9, palm_55x_up_171113_PBpolish2nd_filt_p, whole genome shotgun sequence genome window below encodes:
- the LOC103701920 gene encoding LEAF RUST 10 DISEASE-RESISTANCE LOCUS RECEPTOR-LIKE PROTEIN KINASE-like 1.1 isoform X1 has product MNKKNAAGKSHTKWKILAGVGAGAGGFIAVGLLCLLILYKHRKMKQHSTSSILLGPTPSSEPSSYRDPELGSLQYQTPIFSYEELEEATNGFSASRELGAGGFGTVYQGKLRDGRVVAVKRLYKHNWNRVEQFMNEVEILSHLRHQNLVSLYGCTSRHSRELLLVYEYVPNGTVADHLHGPRAHDRALTWPVRMSIAIETADALAYLHAVEPQIIHRDVKTSNILLDRGFHVKVADFGLSRLFPLDASHVSTAPQGSPGYVDPFYYQCYQLTDKSDVYSFGVVLAELISSKPAVDTDRTRREINLANMAISKIQNCHLEQLVDPSLGYQSDWEMKTMITLVAELAFRCLQLDREMRPSIKEVLEVLRDIESGEYKTKKVVEADVPVREEAISLRNILPFSPDSVSGRWESSSTTPHTSE; this is encoded by the exons ATGAACAAGAAGAATGCAGCAG gAAAAAGCCATACGAAGTGGAAGATTTTAGCAG GAGTTGGTGCAGGCGCGGGTGGCTTCATTGCTGTAGGCTTGCTCTGCCTTTTAATATTGTACAAACACAGGAAGATGAAGCAGCATTCGACCTCTTCAATCCTGCTCGGCCCAACTCCCTCTTCTGAGCCATCCTCCTACAGAGACCCTGAATTGGGCAGCTTACAATACCAGACCCCCATCTTCTCATACGAGGAGCTTGAGGAGGCCACTAATGGCTTCAGTGCCTCCAGAGAACTTGGTGCTGGTGGCTTCGGTACTGTTTACCAAG GAAAGCTCCGAGATGGGCGTGTAGTCGCAGTCAAGCGACTGTATAAGCACAACTGGAATCGTGTCGAGCAGTTCATGAATGAGGTCGAAATCCTCTCACACCTTCGCCACCAGAACCTTGTCTCCCTCTACGGCTGCACCTCGCGCCACAGCCGAGAACTCCTACTTGTGTATGAGTACGTGCCCAACGGCACTGTCGCGGATCACCTCCATGGCCCTCGTGCGCACGACCGAGCCCTTACATGGCCCGTCCGGATGAGCATTGCCATTGAAACAGCTGATGCACTCGCCTACCTCCATGCTGTCGAGCCACAAATCATACACCGGGATGTGAAGACCAGCAACATCTTGCTTGACCGCGGCTTCCATGTGAAAGTTGCTGATTTTGGGCTGTCACGACTCTTCCCACTCGACGCCAGCCATGTGTCCACCGCTCCGCAGGGAAGCCCTGGTTATGTCGATCCTTTCTACTACCAGTGCTACCAGCTCACCGACAAGAGTGATGTCTATAGCTTCGGGGTGGTACTGGCAGAGCTTATTTCATCAAAACCGGCTGTCGACACCGATAGGACCCGTCGTGAGATCAATTTGGCCAACATGGCAATTAGTAAGATCCAGAATTGCCACCTGGAGCAGCTGGTGGATCCAAGTCTCGGATATCAGTCGGATTGGGAGATGAAGACTATGATCACCCTGGTGGCTGAGCTAGCATTCAGGTGCTTGCAATTAGACAGGGAGATGAGACCATCCATTAAGGAGGTTCTGGAGGTGTTGAGAGACATAGAGAGTGGCGAGTACAAGACCAAGAAAGTGGTGGAGGCTGATGTTCCAGTCAGGGAAGAAGCCATCTCACTGAGAAATATTCTACCTTTTTCACCGGATTCTGTTTCAGGGAGATGGGAAAGCAGTTCGACGACACCTCACACTAGTGAGTGA
- the LOC103701921 gene encoding PR5-like receptor kinase: protein MITAGLLFSCCFFLFSQHRHRNLLKSIIFWRSKSNNAHNIEAVLENFGSLAPKRYKYADLKKITNSFCDKLGEGGYGIVYKGSLQDGRLVAVKFLRNCRGDGEEFLNEVASIGRTSHVNVVSLIGFCFEGSKRALVYDYMPNGSLEKYIYSENPKTTLGWEKLYEIAIGIARGLEYLHRGCNTRIVHFDIKPHNILLDQEFCPKIADFGLAKLCPPKDSILSLTGARGTIGFIAPEVFSRNFGVVSTKSDVYSYGMMVLEMVGGRKNVKASVENASEIYFPHWIYDHLDQVGDLQALEVTTESEELARKIILVALWCTQMMPGNRPSMSRVVDMLGGSISDLQMPPKPYLCSPLHSFRTSSNPMS from the coding sequence ATGATCACAGCAGGTCTCCTTTTCTCTTgctgttttttccttttctcccaACACCGACACAGAAATCTTCTCAAGTCGATCATCTTTTGGAGGAGTAAATCAAACAACGCACATAATATTGAAGCAGTTTTAGAAAATTTCGGTTCCCTTGCCCCGAAAAGATACAAGTATGCAGATCTGAAGAAGATAACGAACTCTTTCTGTGACAAACTGGGCGAAGGAGGCTATGGCATTGTGTACAAAGGTAGCCTGCAAGATGGTCGTTTGGTGGCTGTGAAGTTCTTAAGAAACTGCAGGGGCGATGGGGAGGAATTTTTGAATGAAGTTGCCAGCATTGGTAGGACCTCCCATGTTAACGTTGTTAGTCTAATTGGCTTTTGCTTCGAGGGGTCTAAAAGGGCTCTCGTTTATGACTATATGCCCAATGGATCACTGGAGAAGTACATCTATTCAGAGAACCCGAAAACTACTCTTGGCTGGGAAAAGTTGTACGAAATAGCAATTGGCATTGCCCGAGGGCTAGAATATTTACATCGCGGGTGCAACACACGCATAGTACACTTTGACATCAAACCCCACAATATCCTTCTAGATCAAGAATTTTGTCCTAAAATTGCAGATTTTGGGTTAGCTAAATTATGCCCTCCGAAGGACAGTATCCTTTCACTGACAGGTGCTAGAGGAACCATAGGGTTTATCGCACCAGAAGTCTTCTCTAGGAACTTTGGAGTTGTTTCTACTAAGTCAGATGTCTATAGCTATGGAATGATGGTTTTAGAAATGGTTGGAGGAAGAAAGAATGTAAAAGCAAGTGTAGAGAATGCTAGTGAAATTTATTTTCCACATTGGATTTATGATCATTTGGACCAAGTTGGAGATTTACAGGCTCTTGAAGTGACAACAGAATCAGAAGAATTGGCGAGAAAGATAATCTTAGTTGCTTTGTGGTGCACGCAGATGATGCCAGGGAATCGACCTTCAATGAGCAGGGTAGTTGATATGTTGGGAGGAAGCATCAGTGACTTGCAAATGCCTCCAAAGCCGTATCTATGTTCTCCTTTGCATTCATTCAGAACTTCATCTAATCCTATGAGTTAA